One genomic segment of Occultella kanbiaonis includes these proteins:
- a CDS encoding ABC transporter permease, whose product MSGRVKDTGNTVVRTRGRAGMARRRSAVAWVVAGAIPLAFLAVFFAWPVATLVARGFTTDGALDLSGFAEVFARPRTWRIIRLTLVQALLGTALAVLLGLPGAYLLYRRTFRGRALVRAFVTVPFVLPTVVVGVAFRSLLTEGGPLGFLHLDGTFTAIVLALVFFNYTVVVRTVGGLWERLDPRTEQAARALGAPPWRAFLTVTLPALTPAIVSAASVVFLFCATAFGVVMVLGGTRYGTIETEIWIQTTQFLDLRTAAVLSVVQLVVVGVSLALFSRARARRERALDLQGRPADEQTAQRLRLWNRGRPGGDLLPTVVTCAVVIVLLALPLGNLLVRSLRTPDGWSLGNYTALGTAGGDNALTVTVWEAAANSLRIAVDATVLAVVMGTLVALVVSRRPRNPLGRRAVWWLDAVFMLPLGVSAVTVGFGFLITLNHPPLDLRSSAVLIPIAQAVVAIPLVVRTVLPVLRAIDPHLREAAGVLGAAPWRVLLTVDGPFLIRSLGLAIGFAFAVSLGEFGATSFLSRPDRPTLPVVIFRLIGRPGPENYGMALAASVVLAVLTATIMGVAERLRREGTGEF is encoded by the coding sequence ATGTCCGGCCGCGTGAAGGACACGGGGAACACGGTGGTGCGCACCCGGGGCCGGGCCGGCATGGCCCGACGGCGCAGCGCCGTCGCCTGGGTGGTGGCGGGCGCGATCCCGCTCGCGTTCCTCGCCGTGTTCTTCGCGTGGCCGGTCGCGACGCTGGTCGCGCGCGGCTTCACCACCGACGGCGCCCTCGACCTCTCCGGGTTCGCGGAGGTCTTCGCCCGCCCCAGGACCTGGCGGATCATCCGGCTCACCCTGGTCCAGGCCCTGCTCGGCACCGCGCTCGCGGTGCTGCTCGGGCTGCCCGGCGCGTACCTGCTGTACCGGCGCACGTTCCGCGGCCGGGCGCTGGTGCGGGCGTTCGTGACGGTGCCGTTCGTGCTGCCGACGGTGGTGGTCGGCGTCGCGTTCCGGTCCCTGCTCACCGAGGGCGGTCCGCTCGGCTTCCTGCACCTGGACGGCACGTTCACCGCGATCGTCCTGGCGCTCGTGTTCTTCAACTACACGGTGGTGGTGCGCACCGTCGGCGGTCTGTGGGAGCGCCTCGACCCGCGCACCGAGCAGGCCGCCCGCGCCCTCGGCGCCCCACCGTGGCGGGCGTTCCTGACGGTGACCCTGCCCGCGCTGACACCGGCCATCGTCTCTGCCGCGTCCGTGGTGTTCCTGTTCTGCGCCACCGCGTTCGGGGTGGTCATGGTCCTCGGCGGCACCCGGTACGGCACCATCGAGACCGAGATCTGGATCCAGACCACGCAGTTCCTGGACCTGCGCACCGCCGCCGTGCTGTCCGTGGTCCAGCTCGTGGTGGTCGGGGTGTCCCTCGCCCTGTTCTCGCGTGCCCGCGCGCGCCGCGAACGTGCGCTCGACCTGCAGGGCCGGCCCGCCGACGAGCAGACCGCGCAGCGGCTGCGCCTGTGGAACCGGGGCCGCCCCGGGGGTGACCTCCTTCCCACGGTGGTGACCTGCGCCGTCGTCATCGTGCTGCTCGCACTCCCGCTCGGGAACCTGCTCGTGCGCTCCCTGCGCACCCCGGACGGGTGGAGCCTTGGCAACTACACGGCGCTCGGGACCGCCGGTGGGGACAACGCGCTGACCGTCACGGTCTGGGAGGCCGCGGCGAACTCGCTGCGGATCGCCGTCGACGCCACCGTGCTCGCCGTGGTGATGGGCACGCTCGTGGCGCTCGTGGTCTCGCGCCGGCCCCGCAACCCGCTCGGGCGGCGCGCGGTGTGGTGGCTCGACGCCGTGTTCATGCTGCCGCTCGGCGTCTCGGCCGTGACGGTCGGGTTCGGGTTCCTGATCACACTGAACCACCCACCGCTGGACCTGCGCAGCTCGGCGGTCCTGATCCCGATCGCGCAGGCCGTGGTGGCCATCCCGCTCGTGGTGCGGACCGTGCTGCCGGTGCTGCGCGCCATCGACCCGCACCTGCGCGAGGCCGCCGGGGTGCTCGGTGCGGCGCCGTGGCGGGTCCTGCTCACCGTGGACGGACCGTTCCTGATCCGCTCCCTCGGGCTTGCCATCGGGTTCGCGTTCGCCGTCTCCCTCGGTGAGTTCGGGGCCACGTCGTTCCTGTCCCGCCCGGACCGGCCCACCCTGCCCGTGGTGATCTTCCGGCTGATCGGGCGGCCGGGCCCGGAGAACTACGGCATGGCGCTCGCCGCGTCCGTGGTGCTGGCCGTGCTCACCGCGACCATCATGGGCGTGGCCGAACGGTTGCGCCGCGAAGGGACGGGGGAGTTCTGA
- a CDS encoding sensor histidine kinase, whose protein sequence is MTTAHRTPGPASGAATPVPWLLQLCLHLLVAVLLILAAVRAFNSDGGAPVAVMVVAIVVGLVYAAGPLTSAVQPGTRAAGLWLGALLVTWLVLLWLTPDAIWLAFAWFFLLLHLLSWRTGLVMVALTAVAAVAGFAWHQPAFTPAMAIGPFLGAAVAVATVWGFQQLSTESERRRALIAELLQTRAELAAAEREQGVLAERERLAREIHDTLAQGLSSIQLLLLASGRRLADHPELADVAAHVEQARSTAQENLGEARRLVAALAPADLQGGSLIGALRRLCATTTERAGLPVAFRLEGGPVALPTPVEVALLRIAQSALANTTRHAGATRAAVTLTVMDQQVALDVVDDGVGFDAAALTSPGADRPTPGPDGGFGLASMRSRAVELGGTLTVESTPGHGTALAVTFPIGTERTDPATAVGPEDLPTTTEPANPAIAVAPGADHPIERPRS, encoded by the coding sequence ATGACGACCGCTCACCGCACCCCCGGGCCCGCCAGCGGCGCGGCGACCCCCGTGCCGTGGCTGCTCCAGCTGTGCCTGCACCTGCTCGTCGCGGTGCTGCTGATCCTCGCCGCCGTGCGGGCGTTCAACTCCGACGGCGGAGCACCTGTCGCGGTGATGGTCGTCGCCATCGTGGTGGGCCTGGTGTACGCGGCCGGTCCGCTGACGTCCGCCGTGCAGCCGGGCACCAGGGCCGCCGGCCTCTGGCTCGGTGCGCTGCTCGTGACCTGGCTGGTGCTGCTGTGGCTCACCCCGGATGCGATCTGGCTGGCGTTCGCGTGGTTCTTCCTGCTGTTGCACCTGCTGTCCTGGCGCACCGGGCTGGTCATGGTGGCGCTGACGGCCGTCGCCGCGGTGGCCGGGTTCGCCTGGCACCAGCCGGCGTTCACTCCGGCGATGGCGATCGGCCCGTTCCTCGGTGCGGCGGTCGCGGTGGCCACCGTGTGGGGGTTCCAGCAGCTGAGCACCGAGTCCGAGCGGCGCCGGGCCCTGATCGCCGAACTCCTGCAGACGCGCGCCGAACTCGCCGCCGCCGAGCGGGAGCAGGGTGTCCTCGCCGAGCGCGAGCGCCTGGCGCGGGAGATCCACGACACCCTGGCCCAGGGCCTGTCCAGCATCCAGTTGCTGCTGCTCGCGTCCGGGCGGCGTCTCGCCGATCACCCCGAGCTGGCGGACGTGGCCGCGCATGTGGAGCAGGCCCGCAGCACCGCCCAGGAGAACCTCGGTGAGGCCCGGCGCCTGGTCGCGGCGCTCGCCCCGGCGGACCTGCAGGGCGGCTCGCTGATCGGGGCGCTGCGCCGGCTGTGCGCCACCACCACCGAGCGCGCCGGACTCCCGGTGGCGTTCCGCCTGGAGGGTGGCCCGGTCGCACTGCCGACACCGGTCGAGGTGGCACTGTTGCGGATCGCGCAGTCCGCCCTGGCCAACACCACCCGGCACGCCGGGGCGACCCGCGCCGCCGTGACGCTGACCGTGATGGACCAGCAGGTCGCCCTCGACGTCGTGGACGACGGCGTCGGTTTCGATGCCGCGGCCCTCACCTCGCCGGGTGCGGACCGCCCGACGCCGGGTCCCGACGGAGGGTTCGGCCTGGCCTCGATGCGTTCGCGGGCCGTCGAGCTCGGTGGCACCCTGACGGTGGAGTCCACCCCGGGGCACGGCACCGCCCTGGCCGTGACGTTCCCGATCGGGACGGAGCGGACCGACCCGGCCACCGCCGTCGGGCCAGAGGACCTACCGACCACCACCGAACCCGCCAACCCGGCCATCGCCGTCGCGCCCGGTGCCGACCACCCGATCGAACGGCCACGCTCGTGA
- a CDS encoding monovalent cation/H+ antiporter complex subunit F — translation MSVGVLITCGVLLTAAAILAMSRVERGPSMLDRIVAIDVMVAAIIGCLTILSAWSGRVDLVPVLMVLALVGFVGSVTLARFAAAEPEAERHILTPEEIAEADAKVRAELEEES, via the coding sequence ATGAGCGTGGGTGTGCTGATCACGTGCGGGGTGCTGCTGACGGCGGCGGCCATCCTTGCCATGAGCCGGGTCGAGCGTGGGCCGAGCATGCTCGACCGCATCGTCGCGATCGACGTCATGGTGGCCGCGATCATCGGCTGCCTGACGATCCTGTCCGCCTGGTCCGGCCGGGTGGACCTGGTGCCCGTCCTCATGGTGCTCGCGCTCGTCGGGTTCGTCGGGTCGGTGACGCTGGCCCGATTCGCGGCCGCGGAGCCCGAAGCGGAGCGGCACATCCTCACCCCCGAGGAGATCGCCGAGGCCGATGCCAAGGTGCGGGCCGAGCTGGAGGAGGAGTCGTGA
- a CDS encoding thiamine ABC transporter substrate-binding protein, with the protein MFHHARRSRGPRPATVRRRRAATGLTALAAIALAGCSLAGGGGDDGGADPSADGGGVVRVVTHDSFSLSEDLITAFEADSGYTLEFSAPGDGGALVNQLILTKDSPLGDVAFGVDNSFASRAIDAEVFEPYTPADLPGSAEQYLADDAGSLTPIDVGDVCLNVDHTWFTEHGIAEPATLEDLLAPEYRGLTVVPNPATSSPGLAFLLATVGAFGEDGWVDYWADLSANGLKVVQGWSDAYSVDFSGSTGAGAYPIVLSYSTSPAFEVAEGADSAPTGALLDTCFRQVEYAGVLAGAENPEGARAFIDFLLTEAVQADIPGQMYVYPVDDRVELPESWTTFAPLAPEPFEVAPEDIAANRDAWIQTWTDTVIG; encoded by the coding sequence ATGTTCCACCATGCACGTAGATCCCGCGGCCCGCGGCCCGCGACGGTGAGGCGCCGTCGCGCCGCGACGGGGCTGACCGCCCTCGCCGCGATCGCGCTCGCCGGATGTTCGCTCGCCGGCGGCGGCGGGGACGACGGCGGAGCCGACCCGAGCGCCGACGGCGGCGGTGTCGTGCGGGTCGTCACCCACGACTCGTTCAGCCTCTCCGAGGACCTGATCACGGCGTTTGAGGCCGACTCCGGCTACACCCTCGAGTTCAGCGCCCCCGGCGACGGCGGCGCCCTCGTGAACCAGCTGATCCTCACCAAGGACTCCCCGCTCGGCGACGTCGCGTTCGGCGTCGACAACTCCTTCGCGAGCAGGGCGATCGACGCCGAGGTGTTCGAGCCGTACACACCCGCGGACCTACCCGGCAGCGCCGAGCAGTACCTCGCCGACGACGCCGGCTCGCTCACCCCGATCGACGTAGGCGACGTGTGCCTGAACGTGGACCACACCTGGTTCACCGAGCACGGCATCGCCGAACCGGCCACGCTCGAGGACCTGCTCGCCCCCGAGTACCGGGGCCTGACCGTGGTGCCCAACCCGGCCACCTCCTCGCCCGGGCTCGCGTTCCTGCTCGCCACCGTCGGCGCGTTCGGCGAGGACGGCTGGGTCGACTACTGGGCGGACCTGTCCGCGAACGGCCTCAAGGTGGTGCAGGGCTGGTCGGACGCATACTCGGTGGACTTCTCCGGGTCCACCGGCGCCGGCGCCTACCCGATCGTGCTCTCCTACTCGACGTCGCCGGCGTTCGAGGTGGCCGAGGGTGCGGACTCCGCCCCCACCGGGGCGCTCCTGGACACCTGCTTCCGGCAGGTCGAGTACGCCGGGGTGCTCGCCGGGGCCGAGAACCCCGAGGGGGCAAGGGCGTTCATCGACTTCCTGCTCACGGAGGCGGTGCAGGCCGACATTCCCGGCCAGATGTACGTCTACCCGGTGGACGACCGCGTCGAGCTGCCCGAGTCCTGGACCACGTTCGCACCGCTCGCGCCCGAGCCGTTCGAGGTCGCACCCGAGGACATCGCCGCGAACCGGGATGCCTGGATCCAGACCTGGACCGACACGGTGATCGGCTGA
- a CDS encoding ABC transporter ATP-binding protein — MSGLSVAGAVVSYAGTTAVAGVDLDVAVGEVVALLGPSGCGKSSLLRAVAGLEPLTAGRVAWDGADLRDVPVHRRGFGLMFQDGQLFAHRDVAGNVAYGLEMARIPAAERRDRVDELLELVGLAGYQRRPVATLSGGEQQRVALARSLAPRPRLLLLDEPLSALDRSLRERLASDLHDILRRAGTTSLYVTHDHDEAFTVADRVAVMRAGELVQVGSPAELWAEPADADVAAFLGYRVVPARGGGRLGLGPQALEVVGMADGAGASVEASGSAGDGRLTGRVTAVGFSRGRTTVTVDLPDWGEQRAVAAGIAAIGTGDLVRLRLDPAGIVEL, encoded by the coding sequence ATGAGTGGTCTGAGCGTCGCCGGGGCCGTGGTCAGCTACGCCGGTACGACGGCGGTCGCCGGCGTGGATCTCGACGTGGCGGTCGGTGAGGTGGTCGCCCTGCTCGGACCGTCCGGGTGTGGCAAGTCCTCGCTGCTGCGTGCCGTCGCCGGGCTCGAGCCGCTCACCGCCGGCCGGGTCGCGTGGGACGGAGCCGACCTGCGCGACGTCCCGGTGCACCGGCGCGGGTTCGGGCTGATGTTCCAGGACGGGCAGCTGTTCGCGCACCGGGACGTCGCCGGCAACGTCGCCTACGGGCTCGAGATGGCCCGGATCCCTGCCGCCGAGCGCCGGGACCGGGTGGACGAGCTGTTGGAGCTCGTCGGCCTCGCGGGGTACCAGCGGCGCCCGGTGGCGACGCTGTCCGGTGGCGAGCAGCAGCGGGTCGCGCTGGCTCGCTCGCTCGCGCCCCGCCCGCGGCTGCTGCTCCTGGACGAGCCGCTCTCGGCGCTGGACCGGTCGCTGCGCGAGCGCCTCGCCAGCGACCTGCACGACATCCTCCGCCGCGCCGGGACGACGTCCCTGTACGTCACGCACGACCACGACGAGGCGTTCACCGTCGCGGACCGGGTCGCGGTCATGCGGGCCGGGGAACTCGTCCAGGTGGGCAGTCCCGCCGAGTTGTGGGCCGAACCCGCGGACGCCGACGTCGCCGCGTTCCTCGGGTACCGGGTGGTGCCGGCCCGCGGTGGCGGACGGCTCGGGCTCGGGCCGCAGGCGCTCGAGGTGGTCGGGATGGCGGATGGCGCGGGCGCTTCCGTGGAAGCGTCCGGCTCGGCCGGCGACGGTCGCCTGACCGGGCGAGTCACCGCCGTCGGGTTCTCGCGCGGGCGCACCACCGTGACGGTGGACCTGCCGGACTGGGGCGAGCAGCGCGCCGTCGCCGCGGGCATCGCCGCGATCGGCACCGGCGACCTGGTGCGGCTTCGACTGGACCCGGCCGGCATCGTCGAGCTCTGA
- a CDS encoding VOC family protein: protein MTTIAHHDQLAQDTAMGVVDLMVRDLDAMIAYYSTGVGLDVITHEGPSAILGRGTTPIMHLRQEKDLPEFNRRDAGLFHTAILFDTQAGLAGSVNSTARFAPRSFTGSSDHLVSEAFYFDDPEGNGVELYWDRPREAWTRTTGGGVQMATLPLDPNSYLRTHLTDQALTKPELAVANIGHVHLQVGDIEVAEQFYVGVLGFDVMARYGAQALFVSAGGYHHHIGMNTWNSAGAGPRAASLGLGQVSIEVPTADDLDALAARLAAQGIDRRHDGAVLRFDDPWKTLVEVRPAAV, encoded by the coding sequence ATGACCACGATCGCCCACCACGATCAGCTCGCGCAGGACACCGCCATGGGCGTCGTCGACCTCATGGTCCGCGACCTGGACGCGATGATCGCCTATTACTCGACCGGCGTCGGCCTCGACGTGATCACGCACGAGGGCCCGAGCGCCATTCTCGGCCGCGGCACCACGCCGATCATGCACCTGCGCCAGGAGAAGGACCTGCCCGAGTTCAACCGTCGTGACGCGGGCCTGTTCCACACCGCCATCCTGTTCGACACCCAGGCCGGGCTCGCCGGCTCCGTGAACAGCACCGCCCGGTTCGCTCCGCGCAGCTTCACGGGATCCTCCGACCACCTCGTCTCCGAGGCGTTCTACTTCGACGACCCCGAGGGCAACGGCGTCGAGCTGTACTGGGACCGCCCGCGTGAGGCGTGGACGCGCACCACCGGAGGTGGCGTGCAGATGGCCACCCTGCCGCTCGACCCGAACTCCTACCTGCGCACCCACCTCACCGACCAGGCGCTGACCAAGCCGGAGCTCGCCGTCGCCAACATCGGCCACGTGCACCTGCAGGTGGGCGACATCGAGGTGGCGGAGCAGTTCTACGTCGGCGTCCTCGGCTTCGACGTGATGGCCCGGTACGGCGCCCAGGCACTGTTCGTGTCCGCCGGCGGCTACCACCACCACATCGGCATGAACACCTGGAACAGCGCCGGCGCCGGCCCGCGCGCCGCCTCGCTCGGCCTCGGCCAGGTCAGCATCGAGGTGCCGACCGCCGACGACCTGGACGCGCTCGCCGCCCGCCTCGCCGCGCAGGGCATCGACCGCCGCCACGATGGCGCCGTGCTCAGGTTCGACGACCCGTGGAAGACCCTCGTCGAGGTACGCCCGGCCGCGGTGTGA
- a CDS encoding DUF4235 domain-containing protein, translating to MNAQKIVTTVAAIAAGFAANKLISLVWKGVTGHEPPTGDADDGEISLGELVVFAAVSGAIVAFARTFATRTAGKWMARGDIEKA from the coding sequence ATGAACGCCCAGAAGATCGTGACCACCGTCGCCGCCATCGCTGCCGGGTTCGCGGCCAACAAGCTCATCTCCCTGGTGTGGAAGGGCGTCACCGGGCACGAGCCACCGACCGGTGACGCGGACGACGGCGAGATCAGCCTCGGCGAGCTGGTCGTGTTCGCGGCGGTCAGCGGCGCCATCGTCGCGTTCGCGCGCACGTTCGCCACCCGGACCGCAGGCAAGTGGATGGCACGCGGGGACATCGAGAAGGCCTGA
- a CDS encoding Na+/H+ antiporter subunit E has translation MRAGGPRKWLEKLPMVLWLTILWVLFWGELSLANVLAGAVIGLFVMTVMPMPRIGFEGRVSVIGTTILLGKFAVDVVLASVQVARQALRFGHDPHGAVIRVPLRGHSDLFLTLTAVLCSLVPGSIIVEAHRLSGTLYVHVLDVPAAGGVEKAKADVLAQERRVLYALATDADIAAAGLPPRPWKRGRGDGPNATPAVDHARPTDGEGTVTR, from the coding sequence ATGAGGGCGGGCGGACCACGCAAGTGGCTCGAGAAGCTCCCGATGGTGCTGTGGCTGACGATCCTCTGGGTGCTGTTCTGGGGCGAGCTGAGCCTGGCGAACGTGCTTGCCGGTGCGGTCATCGGGCTGTTCGTCATGACGGTCATGCCGATGCCCCGGATCGGCTTCGAGGGCCGGGTCTCCGTCATCGGCACCACGATCCTGCTCGGGAAGTTCGCGGTCGACGTCGTGCTGGCCTCGGTGCAGGTGGCCCGGCAGGCCCTGCGATTCGGTCACGACCCGCACGGCGCCGTGATCCGGGTGCCGCTGCGTGGGCATTCCGACCTGTTCCTGACCCTGACCGCGGTGCTGTGTTCGCTCGTGCCCGGCTCCATCATCGTGGAGGCCCACCGGCTCTCCGGCACCCTGTACGTGCACGTCCTGGACGTGCCGGCCGCGGGCGGGGTCGAGAAGGCGAAGGCCGACGTCCTCGCCCAGGAGCGGCGCGTGCTCTACGCGCTCGCGACGGACGCCGACATCGCCGCGGCGGGCCTGCCGCCCCGGCCGTGGAAGCGTGGCCGCGGCGACGGGCCGAACGCAACCCCCGCCGTCGACCATGCCCGCCCGACCGATGGTGAAGGGACGGTGACCCGATGA
- the mnhG gene encoding monovalent cation/H(+) antiporter subunit G, giving the protein MNWSDIAMVASSVFLVLGSLLTLIAAIGVTRFPDLLARMHAATKPQVLGLVLMMTGLALALGTSQVTWKLTLVVLFQLITAPVSAHMVGRAGYRTGKVRSDLLVVDELTDDLRAAREDADR; this is encoded by the coding sequence GTGAACTGGTCGGACATTGCCATGGTCGCCTCCTCGGTGTTCCTGGTCCTGGGCAGCCTGCTCACCCTGATCGCCGCCATCGGCGTGACCCGGTTCCCCGACCTGCTCGCCCGGATGCACGCCGCGACCAAGCCCCAGGTGCTCGGCCTGGTGCTCATGATGACCGGCCTTGCCCTGGCGCTCGGCACCTCACAGGTGACCTGGAAGCTCACCCTCGTGGTGCTGTTCCAGCTGATCACCGCGCCGGTGTCGGCGCACATGGTGGGCCGGGCCGGCTACCGCACCGGCAAGGTGCGCTCCGACCTGCTCGTGGTCGACGAGCTCACCGACGACCTGCGGGCCGCCCGGGAGGACGCGGACCGCTGA
- a CDS encoding LuxR C-terminal-related transcriptional regulator: MISILLADDHPVVRAGLKAVLETEPDLRVVAQAGTADEAVRAAVDLTSSEPSGLDVVLMDLQFGNVTTEMAGVAATARIAALPRAPRVLILTTYDTDADILAAVEAGASGYLLKDAPPEELLAAVRAAAAGQSALAPAVALRLMDRMRAPDRSLSRRETEVLTLVAAGRSNQQIARELFISEATVKSHLVHIFTKLGVDSRTAATAAARSLGLIRR; the protein is encoded by the coding sequence GTGATCTCGATCCTGCTCGCGGACGACCATCCCGTGGTGCGCGCCGGCCTCAAGGCCGTCCTGGAGACCGAGCCGGACCTACGCGTGGTGGCGCAGGCGGGCACGGCCGACGAGGCGGTGCGCGCCGCCGTGGATCTCACGTCGTCCGAACCGTCCGGGCTGGACGTCGTGCTGATGGACCTGCAGTTCGGCAACGTGACGACCGAGATGGCCGGGGTCGCAGCCACCGCGCGGATCGCGGCGCTGCCCCGGGCACCCCGGGTCCTCATCCTGACCACCTATGACACCGACGCGGACATCCTTGCGGCCGTCGAGGCGGGGGCGTCGGGGTACCTGCTCAAGGACGCCCCGCCCGAGGAGCTGCTCGCGGCCGTGCGGGCGGCGGCAGCGGGGCAGTCGGCACTCGCGCCGGCCGTCGCACTCCGGTTGATGGACCGGATGCGGGCTCCGGACCGGTCGCTGTCGCGGCGGGAGACCGAGGTCCTCACCCTGGTGGCCGCCGGTCGCTCGAACCAGCAGATCGCCCGGGAGCTGTTCATCTCCGAGGCGACGGTGAAGTCCCACCTGGTGCACATCTTCACCAAGCTCGGTGTGGACTCGCGGACCGCGGCGACCGCGGCGGCGCGCAGCCTGGGGCTGATCAGGCGGTGA
- a CDS encoding GNAT family N-acetyltransferase, with translation MDTIATTFRISEAPTPARSDETPDWRVRGAVAVSAAGVLEILGNTDLADTAETITASRANQKTAEKHLLVGLDADAPDGDPDSVLGVAWVYLPLKDNTHMAFIEVEVLARARRHGLGAQLWDAAVVIARGAGRTKAMADAGITTEPDADSPDALVPPTGTGRFDSTTPGARFALSRGFTLEQVERHSQVQLPVDPETLVRYRRESQAKAGSDYDLVTWQGPVPPEWVEQYCVLQTRMSTDAPSAGLDLQEEVWDAERVANLDQTRAAMGKMTYATAARHIPTGTLAGYTEIDTAPGKPDVLYQENTLVLAEHRGKRLGMLVKAANLEVIAREVPDARRVHTWNAEENNYMLDINVALGFRQASVWAAWQLTL, from the coding sequence ATGGACACCATCGCCACCACGTTCCGGATCAGCGAGGCACCGACGCCCGCTCGTTCCGACGAGACCCCCGACTGGCGGGTTCGCGGCGCCGTCGCCGTGAGCGCCGCAGGTGTGCTCGAGATCCTGGGCAACACCGACCTGGCCGACACGGCCGAGACCATCACCGCCTCGCGCGCCAACCAGAAGACCGCCGAGAAGCACCTGCTCGTCGGCCTCGACGCAGATGCCCCCGACGGCGACCCCGACTCCGTCCTCGGCGTCGCGTGGGTGTACCTGCCGCTGAAGGACAACACCCACATGGCCTTCATCGAGGTCGAGGTCCTCGCCAGGGCGCGTCGGCACGGCCTCGGCGCCCAGCTCTGGGATGCCGCCGTGGTGATCGCGCGCGGTGCGGGACGCACCAAGGCCATGGCCGACGCGGGCATCACCACCGAGCCCGACGCCGATTCCCCGGATGCGCTGGTCCCGCCGACCGGAACCGGCCGCTTCGACAGCACCACCCCCGGCGCCCGGTTCGCACTGTCCCGCGGCTTCACGCTGGAGCAGGTGGAGCGCCACTCGCAGGTGCAGCTGCCGGTGGATCCCGAGACCCTGGTGCGGTACCGGCGGGAGTCGCAGGCGAAGGCGGGGTCGGATTACGACCTGGTCACCTGGCAGGGGCCGGTGCCGCCGGAGTGGGTCGAGCAGTACTGCGTGCTGCAGACCCGGATGAGCACCGACGCACCGTCCGCCGGTCTCGACCTGCAGGAGGAGGTGTGGGACGCCGAGCGGGTCGCCAACCTCGACCAGACGCGTGCGGCGATGGGCAAGATGACCTACGCCACGGCCGCCCGGCACATCCCCACCGGCACCCTCGCCGGCTACACCGAGATCGACACGGCACCCGGCAAGCCGGACGTGCTCTACCAGGAGAACACCCTGGTACTGGCCGAGCACCGCGGCAAGCGGCTGGGCATGTTGGTCAAGGCCGCGAACCTCGAGGTGATCGCCCGCGAGGTGCCGGACGCCCGCCGGGTGCACACCTGGAACGCCGAGGAGAACAACTACATGCTCGACATCAACGTGGCCCTCGGCTTCCGCCAGGCCAGCGTCTGGGCCGCCTGGCAGCTCACCCTCTGA